A region of Arabidopsis thaliana chromosome 5, partial sequence DNA encodes the following proteins:
- a CDS encoding Uncharacterized protein family (UPF0041) (Uncharacterised protein family (UPF0041); INVOLVED IN: biological_process unknown; LOCATED IN: mitochondrion, plasma membrane, membrane; EXPRESSED IN: 26 plant structures; EXPRESSED DURING: 16 growth stages; CONTAINS InterPro DOMAIN/s: Uncharacterised protein family UPF0041 (InterPro:IPR005336); BEST Arabidopsis thaliana protein match is: Uncharacterised protein family (UPF0041) (TAIR:AT4G14695.1); Has 929 Blast hits to 928 proteins in 209 species: Archae - 0; Bacteria - 0; Metazoa - 402; Fungi - 251; Plants - 173; Viruses - 0; Other Eukaryotes - 103 (source: NCBI BLink).) translates to MATSRFQAFLNSPIGPKTTHFWGPIANWGFVAAGLVDMQKPPEMISGNMSSAMCVYSALFMRFAWMVQPRNYLLLACHASNETVQLYQLSRWARAQGYLSSKKEEEKPSQ, encoded by the exons ATGGCTACATCAAGGTTCCAAGCATTCTTGAACAGTCCCATTGGCCCAAAAACAACTCATTTCTGGGGGCCTATCGCTAATTGGGGTTTTGTTGCTGCT GGTTTGGTGGATATGCAAAAGCCCCCTGAAATGATTTCTGGAAACATGTCGTCAG CTATGTGCGTTTACTCTGCATTGTTCATGAGGTTTGCCTGGATGGTGCAACCACGTAACTATTTGCTACTTGCGTGCCATGCATCAAACGAGACTGTACAACTCTATCAGCTCTCACGTTGGGCTAGAGCCCAGGG GTATTTATCCtccaagaaagaagaggagaaaccATCTCAGTAA
- a CDS encoding alpha/beta-Hydrolases superfamily protein (alpha/beta-Hydrolases superfamily protein; FUNCTIONS IN: hydrolase activity, carboxylesterase activity; INVOLVED IN: biological_process unknown; LOCATED IN: cellular_component unknown; EXPRESSED IN: 23 plant structures; EXPRESSED DURING: 15 growth stages; CONTAINS InterPro DOMAIN/s: Phospholipase/carboxylesterase (InterPro:IPR003140); BEST Arabidopsis thaliana protein match is: alpha/beta-Hydrolases superfamily protein (TAIR:AT1G52700.1); Has 35333 Blast hits to 34131 proteins in 2444 species: Archae - 798; Bacteria - 22429; Metazoa - 974; Fungi - 991; Plants - 531; Viruses - 0; Other Eukaryotes - 9610 (source: NCBI BLink).), whose protein sequence is MSISGAAVGSGRNLRRAVEFGKTHVVRPKGKHQATIVWLHGLGDNGSSWSQLLETLPLPNIKWICPTAPSQPISLFGGFPSTAWFDVVDINEDGPDDMEGLDVAAAHVANLLSNEPADIKLGVGGFSMGAATSLYSATCFALGKYGNGNPYPINLSAIIGLSGWLPCAKTLAGKLEEEQIKNRAASLPIVVCHGKADDVVPFKFGEKSSQALLSNGFKKVTFKPYSALGHHTIPQELDELCAWLTSTLSLEG, encoded by the exons ATGAGTATCTCCGGTGCTGCAGTTGGTTCAG GCAGAAATTTAAGAAGAGCGGTAGAGTTTGGGAAAACTCATGTGGTTAGGCCTAAAGGGAAACATCAAGCAACTATTGTCTGGTTACATGGGCTTGGGGACAATGGCTCGAG CTGGTCCCAGCTTTTGGAGACCCTTCCCCTTCCAAAT ATCAAATGGATTTGCCCGACTGCTCCTTCTCAACCAATAAGTTTATTTGGTGGTTTTCCCTCCACAGCTT GGTTTGATGTTGTGGACATCAATGAAGATGGACCTGATGATATGGAAGGATTGGATGTGGCTGCTGCACATGTTGCAAATCTGTTGTCGAATGAGCCTGCTGACA TTAAATTAGGTGTTGGAGGATTCAGCATGGGTGCGGCGACATCTCTATATTCTGCAACTTGTTTTGCTCTCGGTAAATATGGAAATGGCAATCCATACCCTATCAATTTAAGCGCAATCATAGGCTTAAGCGGCTGGCTTCCTTGTGCAAA GACATTGGCTGGCAAACTAGAAGAGGAACAGATCAAGAACCGAGCTGCATCGTTGCCCATTGTTGTCTGTCATGGAAAAG CTGATGATGTGGTACCGTTCAAGTTTGGGGAGAAATCTTCACAGGCTTTGCTTTCAAATGGGTTTAAGAAGGTGACCTTCAAACCTTACAGTGCACTTGGTCACCACACAATCCCACAGGAGTTGGATGAGTTGTGCGCATGGTTGACATCCACGCTCAGCCTCGAAGGTTGA
- a CDS encoding Uncharacterized protein family (UPF0041) (Uncharacterised protein family (UPF0041); INVOLVED IN: biological_process unknown; LOCATED IN: plasma membrane, membrane; EXPRESSED IN: 25 plant structures; EXPRESSED DURING: 16 growth stages; CONTAINS InterPro DOMAIN/s: Uncharacterised protein family UPF0041 (InterPro:IPR005336); BEST Arabidopsis thaliana protein match is: Uncharacterised protein family (UPF0041) (TAIR:AT4G14695.1); Has 30201 Blast hits to 17322 proteins in 780 species: Archae - 12; Bacteria - 1396; Metazoa - 17338; Fungi - 3422; Plants - 5037; Viruses - 0; Other Eukaryotes - 2996 (source: NCBI BLink).) yields the protein MATSRFQAFLNSPIGPKTTHFWGPIANWGFVAAGLVDMQKPPEMISGNMSSAMCVYSALFMRFAWMVQPRNYLLLACHASNETVQLYQLSRWARAQG from the exons ATGGCTACATCAAGGTTCCAAGCATTCTTGAACAGTCCCATTGGCCCAAAAACAACTCATTTCTGGGGGCCTATCGCTAATTGGGGTTTTGTTGCTGCT GGTTTGGTGGATATGCAAAAGCCCCCTGAAATGATTTCTGGAAACATGTCGTCAG CTATGTGCGTTTACTCTGCATTGTTCATGAGGTTTGCCTGGATGGTGCAACCACGTAACTATTTGCTACTTGCGTGCCATGCATCAAACGAGACTGTACAACTCTATCAGCTCTCACGTTGGGCTAGAGCCCAGGGGTAA
- a CDS encoding FAD/NAD(P)-binding oxidoreductase (FAD/NAD(P)-binding oxidoreductase; FUNCTIONS IN: cytochrome-b5 reductase activity, copper ion binding; INVOLVED IN: response to salt stress; LOCATED IN: mitochondrion, plant-type cell wall; EXPRESSED IN: 23 plant structures; EXPRESSED DURING: 14 growth stages; CONTAINS InterPro DOMAIN/s: Ferredoxin reductase-type FAD-binding domain (InterPro:IPR017927), Oxidoreductase FAD/NAD(P)-binding (InterPro:IPR001433), Oxidoreductase, FAD-binding domain (InterPro:IPR008333), Riboflavin synthase-like beta-barrel (InterPro:IPR017938), Flavoprotein pyridine nucleotide cytochrome reductase (InterPro:IPR001709), NADH:cytochrome b5 reductase (CBR) (InterPro:IPR001834); BEST Arabidopsis thaliana protein match is: NADH:cytochrome B5 reductase 1 (TAIR:AT5G17770.1); Has 30201 Blast hits to 17322 proteins in 780 species: Archae - 12; Bacteria - 1396; Metazoa - 17338; Fungi - 3422; Plants - 5037; Viruses - 0; Other Eukaryotes - 2996 (source: NCBI BLink).): MATSFFRRLARSAPITFPVAFGSQSKSGSGAFRFSTGAIAALSGGFSYYYLTSGNNLVYLDQAKEETGPKTALNPDKWLEFKLQDTARVSHNTQLFRFSFDPSAELGLHVASCLLTRAPLGYNAEGKTKYVIRPYTPISDPEAKGYFDLLIKVYPDGKMSQHFASLKPGDVLEVKGPVEKFKYSPNMKKHIGMIAGGSGITPMLQVIDAIVKNPEDNTQISLLYANVSPDDILLKQKLDVLQANHPNLKIFYTVDNPTKNWKGGVGYISKDMALKGLPLPTDDTLILVCGPPGMMEHISGGKAPDWSQGEVKGILKELGYTEEMVFKF; encoded by the exons ATGGCTACTTCCTTCTTCCGGCGACTCGCTAGGTCAGCTCCGATTACATTCCCTGTCGCATTTGGATCTCAAAGCAAATCTGGTTCTGGCGCTTTCCGGTTCTCCACCGGTGCAATCGCGGCACTTTCCGGTGGATTCTCCTATTACTACTTGACATCCGGCAACAATCTG GTTTATCTGGATCAAGCTAAGGAAGAGACAGGACCAAAAACCG CTCTAAACCCTGATAAATGGCTCGAGTTCAAGCTTCAAGACACTGCTAGAGTTAGCCACAACACTCAGTTGTTCAG GTTCTCATTTGACCCCTCAGCTGAGTTGGGTCTACATGTTGCTTCTTGTCTCCTGACAAG GGCTCCTTTAGGCTATAATGCTGAAGGGAAAACGAAATATGTCATTAGACC TTACACTCCTATATCAGATCCAGAGGCTAAGGGCTATTTTGATTTACTGATTAAG GTATATCCTGACGGAAAAATGAGTCAGCATTTTGCCAGCTTAAAACCGGGGGATGTGTTGGAAGTAAAagg ACCCGTTGAAAAGTTCAAATACTCGCCGAATATGAAGAAACATATTGGCATG ATTGCCGGTGGAAGTGGGATTACTCCAATGCTTCAGGTGATTGATGCCATTGTGAAGAATCCTGAGGACAACACGCAG ATATCATTGCTTTATGCCAATGTGTCACCAGATGATATACTCCTGAAGCAGAAGCTTGATGTACTTCAGGCTAACCACCCAAATTTGAAG ATATTCTATACTGTTGACAACCCTACTAAAAACTGGAAAGGAGGAGTAGGTTACATTTCAAAGGATATGGCTCTGAAAGGCTTACCTCTTCCTACCGACGATACTCTTATCCTT GTATGCGGTCCTCCTGGGATGATGGAGCATATATCTGGAGGCAAAGCTCCAGACTGGTCACAAGGAGAG GTCAAGGGGATTCTCAAGGAACTCGGATACACAGAGGAAATGGTGTTCAAATTCTGA
- the NUDX19 gene encoding nudix hydrolase homolog 19 (nudix hydrolase homolog 19 (NUDX19); FUNCTIONS IN: hydrolase activity, metal ion binding; INVOLVED IN: biological_process unknown; LOCATED IN: chloroplast; EXPRESSED IN: 22 plant structures; EXPRESSED DURING: 13 growth stages; CONTAINS InterPro DOMAIN/s: Zinc ribbon, NADH pyrophosphatase (InterPro:IPR015376), NUDIX hydrolase domain-like (InterPro:IPR015797), NUDIX hydrolase (InterPro:IPR020476), NUDIX hydrolase, conserved site (InterPro:IPR020084), NADH pyrophosphatase-like, N-terminal (InterPro:IPR015375), NUDIX hydrolase domain (InterPro:IPR000086); Has 1807 Blast hits to 1807 proteins in 277 species: Archae - 0; Bacteria - 0; Metazoa - 736; Fungi - 347; Plants - 385; Viruses - 0; Other Eukaryotes - 339 (source: NCBI BLink).): MLALFLSSSSYPTLSFLSRSVTLNLARTTTLSALTMSMNLKTHAFAGNPLKSKTPKSTDPFSPTSAFESLKTLIPVIPNHSTPSPDFKVLPFSKGRPLVFSSGGDANTTPIWHLGWVSLADCKVLLASCGVDLNEDSLVYLGPKLEEDLVYWAVDLAEDGFVSELGGRKLCFVELRTLMVAADWADQRAMDELAIAGNARALLEWHNVSQFCGSCGSKTFPKEAGRRKQCSDETCRKRVYPRVDPVVIMLVIDRENDRALLSRQSRYVPRMWSCLAGFIEPGESLEEAVRRETWEETGIEVGDVVYHSSQPWPVGPSSMPCQLMLGFFAFAKTLDINVDKEELEDAQWHSREEVKKALAVAEYRKAQRTAAAKVEQICKGVERSQSLSTDFNLESGELAPMFIPGPFAIAHHLISAWVNQAPDDVHSKQQAGVSLSSL, translated from the exons ATGCTtgctctcttcctctcttcttcttcgtatccaactctctctttcctctccaGATCAGTAACTCTAAACTTAGCCAGAACAACAACACTCTCAGCTCTCACAATGTCGATGAACCTAAAGACTCATGCCTTCGCAGGCAATCCCTTGAAGTCGAAAACTCCGAAATCTACCGATCCATTCTCACCCACCTCCGCTTTCGAATCtctgaaaaccctaattccagTAATCCCTAATCACTCAACACCTTCCCCTGATTTTAAAGTCCTTCCCTTTAGCAAGGGTCGTCCACTGGTGTTCTCAAGCGGTGGAGATGCTAATACGACGCCGATTTGGCATCTGGGTTGGGTCAGCTTGGCTGATTGTAAGGTTTTGTTAGCAAGTTGTGGGGTTGATCTGAATGAGGACTCACTCGTGTATTTAGGACCCAAGTTGGAAGAAGATTTGGTGTATTGGGCTGTTGATTTGGCAGAGGATGGTTTCGTTTCTGAATTGGGAGGTAGGAAGTTGTGTTTTGTTGAGCTTCGAACCCTAATGGTAGCTGCTGATTGGGCGGATCAACGTGCTATGGATGAGTTGGCTATTGCCGGCAAT GCCAGGGCGTTACTTGAATGGCACAACGTGTCACAATTTTGTGGATCATGTGGAAGTAAAACTTTTCCAAAGGAAGCAGGAAGGAGAAAACAATGCTCAGACGAAACATGCAGAAAGAGGGTCTATCCCCGTGTTGATCCG GTGGTTATAATGTTAGTTATTGATCGAGAAAATGATCGCGCACTTTTAAGCAGGCAATCTAGATATGTACCGAGAATGTGGAGTTGTTTAGCTGGATTTATTGAG CCAGGGGAAAGCTTAGAAGAGGCTGTGAGGCGGGAAACATGGGAAGAGACAGGCATTGAAGTAGGAGATGTTGTATACCACAGCTCTCAGCCTTGGCCTG TGGGACCAAGTAGCATGCCATGCCAATTGATGCTCGGTTTCTTTGCTTTCGCCAAGACGCTCGACATAAACGTAGACAAAGAAGAGTTAGAAG ATGCTCAATGGCACAGTAGAGAAGAGGTGAAGAAAGCATTGGCGGTTGCAGAATACAGGAAGGCTCAAAGAACAGCAGCTGCAAAGGTAGAGCAGATCTGTAAAGGTGTGGAGAGAAGCCAGAGTCTATCAACTGATTTCAATCTTGAAAGCGGTGAGCTTGCTCCTATGTTTATCCCGGGGCCATTTGCCATCGCGCACCACCTGATCTCAGCATGGGTAAATCAGGCTCCTGACGATGTTCACTCAAAACAACAAGCGGGTGTCTCTCTCTCAAGTTTGTAG
- a CDS encoding Protein kinase superfamily protein (Protein kinase superfamily protein; FUNCTIONS IN: kinase activity; INVOLVED IN: protein amino acid phosphorylation; LOCATED IN: endomembrane system; EXPRESSED IN: 23 plant structures; EXPRESSED DURING: 13 growth stages; CONTAINS InterPro DOMAIN/s: Protein kinase, ATP binding site (InterPro:IPR017441), Protein kinase, catalytic domain (InterPro:IPR000719), Serine/threonine-protein kinase-like domain (InterPro:IPR017442), Protein kinase-like domain (InterPro:IPR011009), Serine/threonine-protein kinase, active site (InterPro:IPR008271); BEST Arabidopsis thaliana protein match is: S-domain-2 5 (TAIR:AT4G32300.1); Has 1807 Blast hits to 1807 proteins in 277 species: Archae - 0; Bacteria - 0; Metazoa - 736; Fungi - 347; Plants - 385; Viruses - 0; Other Eukaryotes - 339 (source: NCBI BLink).), protein MEDKKANIIATILILALVVVIIAARVSLKLSKTFYLIAGVDISLILAVICFLIIRSRYNKERKLLVSRFASEGRELRIEYSFLRKVAGVPTKFKLEDLEEATDGFRSLIGKGGSGSVFKGVLKDGSQVAVKRIEGEEKGEREFRSEVAAIASVQHKNLVRLYGYSSSTSANRPRFLVYDYIVNSSLDIWIFPDRGNRGRSGGGCLSWEQRYQVAIDVAKALAYLHHDCRSKILHLDVKPENILLDENFRAVVTDFGLSKLIARDESRVLTDIRGTRGYLAPEWLLEHGISEKSDVYSYGIVLLEMIGGRRSISRVEVKETKKKKLEYFPRIVNQKMRERKIMEIVDQRLIEVNEVDEEEVMKLVCVALWCIQEKSKKRPDMTMVIEMLEGRVPVNEPPDSDVVVVDLLAADDDDASTGVRRVVNIPKLQIHRERNFRLSSICSSIISPISPR, encoded by the coding sequence ATGGAGGACAAGAAAGCAAACATAATCGCTACTATATTAATCTTAGCCCTTGTCGTAGTGATAATCGCCGCCCGAGTTTCTCTAAAACTCTCCAAAACATTCTATCTCATAGCCGGCGTCGACATTTCCTTGATCCTCGCCGTGATCTGTTTCCTCATAATCCGTAGCCGttacaacaaagaaagaaagctcTTGGTATCAAGATTCGCCTCCGAAGGCAGAGAGCTACGAATCGAGTACAGTTTCTTGAGAAAAGTCGCCGGAGTTCCAACCAAATTCAAGCTCGAAGATCTTGAAGAAGCCACCGATGGATTCAGATCTTTGATCGGAAAAGGCGGTTCCGGTTCGGTGTTTAAAGGAGTTTTGAAAGACGGAAGTCAAGTAGCTGTGAAGAGAAtcgaaggagaagagaaaggagaaagagagttcAGATCCGAAGTAGCTGCCATAGCTTCCGTTCAGCACAAGAATCTAGTTCGTCTTTACGGTTATTCGTCTTCGACTAGCGCGAATCGTCCGAGATTCCTCGTTTACGATTATATCGTAAACTCGTCTCTCGATATCTGGATTTTTCCGGAtagaggaaacagaggaagatcCGGAGGAGGATGCTTGTCTTGGGAACAAAGGTACCAAGTTGCTATTGATGTAGCTAAAGCTCTTGCTTATCTTCATCATGATTGTCGATCTAAGATCTTGCATCTCGATGTTAAACCCGAAAACATTCTACTAGACGAGAATTTCCGAGCGGTGGTAACCGATTTCGGACTCTCTAAGCTGATTGCTAGAGATGAGAGCAGAGTACTAACGGATATCCGTGGTACTCGGGGGTATTTAGCCCCCGAGTGGCTTCTTGAACACGGTATTTCGGAGAAATCCGATGTGTATAGCTACGGGATTGTGTTACTAGAGATGATCGGAGGACGGAGAAGCATTTCAAGGGTAGAagttaaggaaacaaaaaagaagaaattagaGTATTTCCCAAGGATTGTGAACCAAaagatgagagaaagaaagataatggAGATTGTTGATCAAAGGCTGATTGAAGTTAATGAGGTAGATGAAGAGGAAGTGATGAAATTGGTGTGTGTGGCTTTGTGGTGTATACAAGAGAAGTCTAAGAAAAGGCCTGATATGACTATGGTTATTGAGATGCTTGAAGGGAGAGTTCCGGTGAACGAGCCACCGGATTCAGATGTTGTTGTGGTCGATCTTTTGGcggctgatgatgatgatgcaagTACCGGTGTTCGACGGGTAGTAAATATCCCGAAATTGCAAATCCATAGGGAGAGGAATTTTCGTTTATCATCCATTTGCTCTAGTATCATATCTCCCATCTCTCCACGctag